The Candidatus Thermodiscus eudorianus region AGTGTATGTCCTGTAGCACCCCTTCCCTGTGGGTCTTCGGCTTTACGCCTAGTAGCCTCTCCATCTCCAACGCCCAGAGTTCTGGTAGATCGTCGACCCTGACCTCGCCGGTTATGAGTAGCTTCTCTAGCTGGTATCGTAGGTATGTGTGGAAGTTGTATGTGACCTCGTCCGCCTCTACTCGTATGAGGCTTGGCCGGACCGTGTTGACGTACCTGTATATCTCCTCCTCGGTGTAGCTCCTCGTGAAGTCTAGGTGCTTGTCGAGTATCTTCTTCAAGTGGGCTATGAAGGGCCTGCTCCTGCCTATGATGTTCTCCCAGAACCTGGACTGGCTCTCGTGCACCCCCATGCTGACCCCCGAGGCTAGGGGTGTCGCCATCAGGGCCTCGTCTATCTGCAGCTCGTAGAGCGCGTGGCCGAACTCGTGTACCACGCTGTAGATCGTGTTCTTGAAGTCTATGCCCTCGTACCTCGTGGTTATCCTGACGTCGCGTATACCCATGCTTACGGTGAATGGGTGCGGGCTGACGTCAATCCTGGCACGGCTCCAGGGGTAGCCTAGCAGATCTAGTATCTCATGGTTAACCTTCTCCATGGGACTCCTCTCATAGCGTATCTCCTCTAGCTCGTGGTGGCTTGGGAAGTATGCCTCCTCCTGCACCTTCTCTAGAACCTTCTTGCTGTGGGGTATTATGGCGTCGTAGATCGCGTCCATGTCCCTAACCCTTAGCCCTTCCTCGTAGAGGTCTAGCAGTGCGTTGTAGGGGTGGTCCTCGTACCCGAGGTACTCTGCCCTCTCCCTGGATAGCTCCACGATCCTCTCAAGATAGGGCTTGAATATGTTGAAGTCGTCCTTCTCACGGGCCACCCTCCAAGCCTCCACAGCCTCCTGGGTGACCCTTGAGAACTCGAACACGTGTTCTGGCGGGAGCTTCTTCATTATCGTGATCTCGCGGTCCAGCACCCGTACCACGCCGGCCTCGTAGTCGTTTAGCCCCTCAAGGCCCTTGGCCTTCTCGACTAGCCCGGTGAACTCCGGGTCCAGTAGTAGCTTCTGCCTGAGCACGGATAGCTCGGCCCTAGCCATGGATCTCTCCGTGACCCCTGCCCTCGGCATGTAGGTCTCGGAGTCCCACCCCATTAGGCTCATCGCGTGGTCCAGCGACCAGAGGACCCTGTACTTCTCAAGTATCCTCTTCACTAGGGTATCCTCAAACACCATGCCGCCCAGTCCTCCTGGGTTTAGAGTCCCGGCTCTGGGTTTTATATCGGCCGTAGATACTGGGGAGGGCTTGTAGTTAATATCCCGGGAGGCTTGCCATTATTGGAGCCGGTGGAGCGGTTTGGAGCCCTTCAAGGCTAGGGTTGGCAACATCGAGTTCCTGGTAATGACTGACAGAAGGTACACTGACTCCGACGAGTGGGCTCTCCTTGAGGACGGCAGGGTTAGGGTGGGCATAACCGATTACGCGCAGAAGAGGCTGACCGACATTGTCGGGGTCGAGCTACCCGAGGTCGGCGATGAGGTGAGCAAGGGCGATGCCATCGCTACCCTGGAGTCTATGAAGGCCACAGCCGACGTCTACGCGCCAGTCTCGGGCAGGATCGTCGAGGTTAACGAGGACCTATACGAGGAGCCGGAGCTCATAAACAAGGACCCCTACGGCAAGGGGTGGATCGTAGTCATAGAGGCTACGGATAAGGGGGAGTACGAGGAGCTGCTCGGCCCCGAGGAGTACGTCGAGAGCGTTAAGAAGAGGCACCACTAGGATCCACAACGGAGGAGGGTTGTGATAAAATAGCCTGTGGTGGGCCTAGACAATGCTTGTCGGTGAGTCTAAGTTATATATTGTCATGTATACTTTTTGATAGACCGAGTAGAATAGAATTGCCCGGGTAAGGGCAGTGATAGAGGACGGGTGCATAGGATGCCTGTAGTAGAGACCATTGAACACGACGTGGTGATTCTCGGAACCGGCATCGCCGGGCTTAGAGCGGCCGTCGAGATCAAGAGAAAATATGGAGACAAGGTCGACGTGGGGCTCGTGAGCAAGATACAGTTGATGAGGAGCCACAGCGTGAGTGCAGAGGGGGGAACAGCCGCCGTACTATACCCGGAGGAGGGAGACAGCTACGCCCTACACGCATGGGACACGGTAAAGGGCTCCGACTTCCTAGCAGACCAGGAAGCCGTATGGCTATTCGTCAAGCTGATGCCCGAGGAGATACGCCTGCTAGACCACTGGGGACTACCATGGAGCAGGAGGCCCGATGGGAGGATAGCGCAGAGGCCCTTCGGTGGCCACTCCCATAGGAGAACAGTCTTCGCGGCCGACAAGACCGGGTTCTACGAGATGCAGACACTATACAACAAGCTATTAGAGTATGATGGATGGGAGAGGTACGACGAGTGGTTCGGCACCAACTTCGTAGTCGAGGACGGCATCTTCAAGGGACTCTACGCCATAAACTGGAAGGAGGGGAAGCTATACTACTTCAAGGCCAAGGCAGCCATAATAGCGGCTGGAGGAGGCGGCAGGCTATACAACTTCACAACCTACGCCCACACCGTGACGGGAGACGGCTACGCCATGGCACTGAGGGCCGGAGTCCCCCTAAAGGACCCGGAGTTCATCCAGTTCCACCCCACCGGGCTCATACCCAGCGGCATACTGATAACAGAGGGCGCCAGGGGCGAGGGAGGATACCTCCTAAACAACAAGGGAGAGCGGTTCATGCTAAGGAGCGACTGCGCCCCCACCAAGGGCGAGCTAGCCCCCAGAGACATCGTGTCGAGGTGTGAGATGAAGGAGATCCTAGAGGGCAGGGGGTTCAAAGACGAGGTATCCGGGCTAGGATACGTCCTGCTAGACCTGAGGCACCTAGGCGAGGAAAAGATAAACGAGAGGCTCCCAGCCGTCAGAGAAATCGCAATCAGATACGCCGGTATAGACCCGGTTGAAGAGCCGATACCCGTGAGGCCTGTAGCCCACTACACGATGGGCGGCATACACACCGACATGTACTACCGGGTCCTCGACGAGGAGGGCAGGTGGATCAAGGGTCTATTCGCTGCCGGAGAAGTAGCGGCTGCCAGTGTGCATGGCGCCAACAGGCTCGGGAGCAATAGCACCGCGGAGTGCCTGACCAGCGGTAGGATAGCTGGAGTACTGGCGGCCGAGTACGTGTTGAAGGGCGCCGAGGCTAAGACAGTCAGTCCAGAGAGGCATAAGCAGGAGGAGGACTTCGTATGGGGCCTCCTGAAGAGGGAGAGCGGTGTACCGAGTTATGAGATCAAGAGGGAGCTCAGGACTGCCATGGGAGAGAACTTCTACGTCTTCAGGACTGGAGATGGTATAAGGGCTGCGCTCAGCAAGATACTAGAGCTCCGGAAGAAGTTCAAGAACGAAGCCTACATAGAGGACAAGGGGACGGTCTACAACACAGACCTGCAATCAGCGCTCGAAACGATAAACCTGCTGGACGTGGCCTTGGCAGCGGTTAAGGCTGGCTTGGAGAGGACCGAGTCGCGTGGAGCCCACTACAGGCTCGACTACCCGAAGAGGGACGACGAGAACTGGCTCAAGCACACCCTAGTCCTGAGGAGTGGCGAGGACGATGTCAGGCTCGCCTACACGCCAGTGGACGTCTCGACTTGGAAGCCTGTTGAGAGGAAGTACTAGGGGGTGTCCCTGATGGGTGTTAGGAGCAAGGAGAATAGGCCTGGCTGGGTGGCTAGTATAAACCCCTGGGTCCTCAGGATCGTCAACAACCCTGAGAGACTCGCCTTCGTATTGCACAGGATAACCGGAGTCCTCATGGCTCTCATAGTAATGGCCCACATCTACGTTACCGGGACGCCAGCCCACACGGGTTGGGAGGCGTGGATCGAGGAGGTCAGCAAGGCTCAAGGTATAACTCCAGTGACGCTCTACTTCTTCTTCTTCGCCGGTATAGCATGGTACCACGGGCTCAACGGGATTAGGCTGTTACTCGTCGAGTTCCTGGGAGTGTGCATTGGGAGGCCTGAGAAGCCGAAGCCGCCGTACGTTCCGCCTAGCTTGAAGGCTTGCCAGAGGAGGCTGTTGTACCTGGTGTTTATACTGTGGCCGATACTCTGGGCCGCTACAGGATACATCTTGTTTGTCAAGTGAGTGGGGTGTGATGGGTATGGGTAGTGGTAGTAATAAGATGTTGCTCCAGTACATCACGGCTATACTCTTGATATTCCTGCTCACGTGGCACCTGGTCGTGAGGGTCCCCGCGCTGAGGGGCGTGGAGACCTTCAGGGAGACCCTTGGGAGCAAGCTGATCTACCACGAGATAACCACGTATGGCGTGTTGCTCTTGATATTCGCGTACGCCGTCCTGCTACACGGGTTCAATGGGCTTAGGAATGTGCTGTTGGAGTGGACTGATGGCAAGTATGAGAAGCTCATCACGGCGGTCATAGTCATATTGTTTATCGTGTTCGCCGGGCTCGCGACGTATACTGTCGTCGGGATTAGCCCTCCGCCCGGTGGAGCATAGTGGTTGTGGAGGTGGAGTGATGTGACGTTCGACCCGAAGGCGGCTACGAGGACTCCCCCTAAGAAGGTTACCTTCAGGATCAAGAGATATGATCCAGTGTCTGGGAAGGAGTGGTGGCAGGACTACACGGTCGAGACCTATAGGGGCATGACTGTGCTGGACGCGCTCCTCAAGATAAAGGAGGAGATCGACCACACCATAGTTATGAGATACAGCTGTAGAATGGGGGTCTGCGGCAGCTGTGGAATGGTCATTAACGGCATGCCCAGGCTCGCGTGCCAGACGCAGATAGCAGAGGTGGCGACCGAAGCGAACCCCGTCATAACAGTGGAGCCGTTGAAGAACCACCCCGTGGTAAGAGACCTGCTGACGGACTTCACCAAGTTCTTCGAGAAGCACAGGAAGGTCAAGCCCTACCTGATAAGGAAGGATGTAGAGGAGAGGGAGACGGGAGACTACGAATACGAGGTACTACCGGAAGAGCACTACAACATATACGAGTACACCCTATGTATAGCCTGTGGGCTATGTTACAGCGCATGCCCTGTAGTGGCCAGCACCGATAGGTTCCTAGGGCCACAGGCCCTAGCATACGCCTGGAGGTATGTAGCCGATCCCAGGGACGAGGCCTGGCAGGAGAGGCTTGAGATGATCGATGGCGACGAGGGACCCTTCAGCTGCCACTACGCAGCTAGCTGCTCCGCGGTCTGTCCGAAGATGGTTGACCCGGCCGCGGCTATACAGAGGCTACGGTCTGCCCTGATAAAGTATAGGCTTGGCCTCTACAAGAAGGAGAGGATCTCCAAGAAGGTTGGCCCAATGGAGGAGAAGAAGCCTAGGAAGGATCTACCGCCAGAAGCAAAGCCTGTTGAGGGCGTTGATCCCTGGAAGAAGAACGAGGAGCCGCCCAATATACCTGTCGAGGAGCTAATCGCTTAAACCAAACATTTTTAATTTTTATAACCCTTCTTTTCTCCTGCCACACCTTGCCATGTCTTTTCCACTAACAGAAAAGACACATCCACAGCACCAGAGCACAGAGACGAGGAGCCCAGGAGTCTCGTTGTATAGAGAAGACATACAGCTAGTACACTCGGACTCGCCGGGTGATGTATGGCCTCTCCTCTGTCTCGCTTATAAAGTTGCGGAGAGCCCTCCTGATCAATTCGCTCTTGCTGATCCTCTTCCTCCTGGCGTACTCCTCTAGAACCTCCAGCAAGTCCTCCTCGACTTTGAATGAGACTACTCTCATCCTCCCACCGGTATTACTTACATGTGGTACTACCAGATATAATGCATTCCAGACCCAGGTATCGCCTGGCAGTAGATTCTTGTCGATCTTTTGACTACAGTCCTAGGAATGAAGGCACAGACTTTAATACTCCTATTGCAGTCTTACTATTACATGGGGAAGACACTTGCCAACAGTCCACATCTCCCTCCCATCCAAGGTATACGAGGAGCTGAAGAAAAAAGCAGGCGAGCTGGGAATACAGGTGACCGACCTTATAAAGCTATACATAAGGAACGGGCTTGAAGGCGGCATGACCAGTAAGAAGCTGGAGGCCGATATAGCGAGCCTAGAGACTAGGGTTAAGATGCTTGAGGAGACTATCAAGCAGCTAAGGAAGATTATCCTAAGGCTAGAGGGTAGAAACAAGGAGGCCCTAGAATACTACAACTACCTTAACGAGAGGATCGACCTGTTAGAGGAGATGATTGTACCAATAGCCCAGGCCAGGAGCACGCAGAGGAGCTAGGCTTTACAGCTGAAGGCTTTACAGCCCCTCGCCATAAGCCTACGCCTGAGGCTCCTCCGGATCTCGTCTAGCGTCTGCGCTCTTGGAGTGGGAGACTCCTTGAGCCTAGAGAGCTCCAGCTCAAGGTCGAGCTCCGTTACTATGCAGTAGGCGTTGAGCCTCTCCTTGGCCTGTCCTATTCCCCGGGTCCCGGAGACTGCCTTAGCCTGCTCGCTCCATTGGAATACCTTGCCAGCGTCTAGTATGAATGTCGCCGCTGTTACCGGGTTAACGTGGACTCTCCTCGTCTTAGCTCTGATTTCCTTCTCCCCGTATTCCCCCTTGAAGGCATAGACCGGAATCTTTGAGGATTCACTGTAGATGTTTTCCATTATCCTTGATATGTATTCTGTCTCCATTTTACTTAGTCCAGAGACTTCTATCAACCCGTCCTCTCCTGCTATGCGGGAGATATAGCGTAGGACCTGGTCCTGCGAGAGCTCGCCGTCGGCCCCGGGGCCATGAACCGCTACTAGAGCTGGCAGCCCGGCCTCGGCTAGGCCGGCTAGGCTTACCGCGTCGGCTAGGGGGCTCCAGAGGTTATCCTCGCAGCCTACGGCGAGTATATCACCCCCGGTATCCAGGGCTATAACAGCCTCCACCTCCAAGGCCTCCCTGGCCGCCCTTAGGGCTTCTGCAACGCCAACCACGCCCTTGCTTATATCTATGAAGAGACCCTCCACACCGAGAGCCCCCGCTACTCTAGCTAGCTGAAACTTGACCTCGTAACCATACCTCAATGCTACGCTCTCGCCCGTCACCAGGGCTGCGCTCCACCCTATGGGCTCCGCGTTGATGAGCGTCTCCAATGGTATGGGGCCTGGGTATGGGTCTACTGGGAACCGCTCCCATACGACAGAGCCTATTATGGGCTCCGCCCCATAGTCTTTCAGCTTCATGTAGAGGTGTACTGCTCCAAGGGCGTCTCCCCCGCCCCCAGCACCATACACGAGTATCCTCTTGTGCCTCCTGGCTAGTGAGCGGAGGCTGTCATAAGCGATGTCTTGCTCCTGCATTTGGCATTACACCCCTCCTTGAGGGTGTTGTTGTGCATATATGGTTAATAGCTTAAGACTATAATTCAATCCCCGAGGACAAGCTAGTATACATGGACGCGTGCCCGTGCGACTGGTAGGGGTTTGTGCTGTGGCAGAGTTTGATTATGTAATAGTGGGCTCCGGGATAATCGGGCTTGCAACTGCATACCACCTCTCCCAGTGGGACAATGGGGCCCGGATACTCGTCGTGGATAAGGCCCCGGGCCCGGCGGCCGGGGACACCAGTAAGAGTGCGGCCGCCTTCAGGGTCTTCTTCACCTCCAGGGTGAACATGGCCCTCGCGGGTAGTAGCGTGGCTTTCTACGAGCATGTACAAGAGTCCGGTTACAGCCTAGATATGAGGTTCGTAGGATACCTGTTCCTGGCAGACAAGCATAGAATGGAGGAGATCAAGCCGGGATTGGCACACGCCGATAAGATGGGCCTCGACTACAAGGTCCTGGAGCCCGGGTACCTGGAGGAGAATCTTGGGGTTAGGACGAGCGTCGAGGGCACTGAGGAGGCCGAGCTACTCGACGCCAGGGACATAATAGCTGGTATACTCATACCGAGGGCCGGAACCCTGATGCCCGACAAGCTGGCGAACTACTACTATGAGAAGAATAAGGGCATGGGGGTTGTGTTCGCTTTCAACGAGGAGGTCAGGGAGT contains the following coding sequences:
- a CDS encoding carboxypeptidase M32, with product MVFEDTLVKRILEKYRVLWSLDHAMSLMGWDSETYMPRAGVTERSMARAELSVLRQKLLLDPEFTGLVEKAKGLEGLNDYEAGVVRVLDREITIMKKLPPEHVFEFSRVTQEAVEAWRVAREKDDFNIFKPYLERIVELSRERAEYLGYEDHPYNALLDLYEEGLRVRDMDAIYDAIIPHSKKVLEKVQEEAYFPSHHELEEIRYERSPMEKVNHEILDLLGYPWSRARIDVSPHPFTVSMGIRDVRITTRYEGIDFKNTIYSVVHEFGHALYELQIDEALMATPLASGVSMGVHESQSRFWENIIGRSRPFIAHLKKILDKHLDFTRSYTEEEIYRYVNTVRPSLIRVEADEVTYNFHTYLRYQLEKLLITGEVRVDDLPELWALEMERLLGVKPKTHREGVLQDIHWSHGSIGYFPTYTLGNVIAAQVRAKADEELKGLAMLVEEGEFNVIKEYLREKIHRWGSTYPPRDLVEKATGEPVNPEHFNNYLTEKFLSKKI
- the gcvH gene encoding glycine cleavage system protein GcvH; this encodes MTDRRYTDSDEWALLEDGRVRVGITDYAQKRLTDIVGVELPEVGDEVSKGDAIATLESMKATADVYAPVSGRIVEVNEDLYEEPELINKDPYGKGWIVVIEATDKGEYEELLGPEEYVESVKKRHH
- a CDS encoding succinate dehydrogenase/fumarate reductase flavoprotein subunit encodes the protein MPVVETIEHDVVILGTGIAGLRAAVEIKRKYGDKVDVGLVSKIQLMRSHSVSAEGGTAAVLYPEEGDSYALHAWDTVKGSDFLADQEAVWLFVKLMPEEIRLLDHWGLPWSRRPDGRIAQRPFGGHSHRRTVFAADKTGFYEMQTLYNKLLEYDGWERYDEWFGTNFVVEDGIFKGLYAINWKEGKLYYFKAKAAIIAAGGGGRLYNFTTYAHTVTGDGYAMALRAGVPLKDPEFIQFHPTGLIPSGILITEGARGEGGYLLNNKGERFMLRSDCAPTKGELAPRDIVSRCEMKEILEGRGFKDEVSGLGYVLLDLRHLGEEKINERLPAVREIAIRYAGIDPVEEPIPVRPVAHYTMGGIHTDMYYRVLDEEGRWIKGLFAAGEVAAASVHGANRLGSNSTAECLTSGRIAGVLAAEYVLKGAEAKTVSPERHKQEEDFVWGLLKRESGVPSYEIKRELRTAMGENFYVFRTGDGIRAALSKILELRKKFKNEAYIEDKGTVYNTDLQSALETINLLDVALAAVKAGLERTESRGAHYRLDYPKRDDENWLKHTLVLRSGEDDVRLAYTPVDVSTWKPVERKY
- a CDS encoding succinate dehydrogenase: MGVRSKENRPGWVASINPWVLRIVNNPERLAFVLHRITGVLMALIVMAHIYVTGTPAHTGWEAWIEEVSKAQGITPVTLYFFFFAGIAWYHGLNGIRLLLVEFLGVCIGRPEKPKPPYVPPSLKACQRRLLYLVFILWPILWAATGYILFVK
- a CDS encoding succinate dehydrogenase/fumarate reductase iron-sulfur subunit; the protein is MTFDPKAATRTPPKKVTFRIKRYDPVSGKEWWQDYTVETYRGMTVLDALLKIKEEIDHTIVMRYSCRMGVCGSCGMVINGMPRLACQTQIAEVATEANPVITVEPLKNHPVVRDLLTDFTKFFEKHRKVKPYLIRKDVEERETGDYEYEVLPEEHYNIYEYTLCIACGLCYSACPVVASTDRFLGPQALAYAWRYVADPRDEAWQERLEMIDGDEGPFSCHYAASCSAVCPKMVDPAAAIQRLRSALIKYRLGLYKKERISKKVGPMEEKKPRKDLPPEAKPVEGVDPWKKNEEPPNIPVEELIA
- a CDS encoding ribbon-helix-helix protein, CopG family encodes the protein MRVVSFKVEEDLLEVLEEYARRKRISKSELIRRALRNFISETEERPYITRRVRVY
- a CDS encoding DUF1152 domain-containing protein; the protein is MQEQDIAYDSLRSLARRHKRILVYGAGGGGDALGAVHLYMKLKDYGAEPIIGSVVWERFPVDPYPGPIPLETLINAEPIGWSAALVTGESVALRYGYEVKFQLARVAGALGVEGLFIDISKGVVGVAEALRAAREALEVEAVIALDTGGDILAVGCEDNLWSPLADAVSLAGLAEAGLPALVAVHGPGADGELSQDQVLRYISRIAGEDGLIEVSGLSKMETEYISRIMENIYSESSKIPVYAFKGEYGEKEIRAKTRRVHVNPVTAATFILDAGKVFQWSEQAKAVSGTRGIGQAKERLNAYCIVTELDLELELSRLKESPTPRAQTLDEIRRSLRRRLMARGCKAFSCKA